The Luteitalea sp. genome has a segment encoding these proteins:
- a CDS encoding tyrosine-type recombinase/integrase, which produces MWQEPRGGVQREEHWVIVDLVGKGGHGRTVPIPTWVKTTVDAWTAAADITHGPVFRASNKAGRVWGDGMSPKVLWDVVRAAATRAGIDKLAPHDLRRTCARLCHLAGGELDQIQFLLGHVSIQTTERYLGCKQKLRSAVNDRLGIEPDAA; this is translated from the coding sequence CTGTGGCAAGAACCCCGTGGTGGTGTGCAACGGGAGGAGCACTGGGTGATTGTCGATCTGGTCGGCAAGGGTGGACATGGGCGAACCGTCCCGATCCCAACGTGGGTGAAGACTACTGTGGACGCGTGGACGGCGGCGGCTGACATCACGCACGGCCCGGTCTTCCGGGCGAGCAACAAGGCCGGGCGCGTTTGGGGAGACGGCATGTCGCCCAAGGTGCTTTGGGATGTCGTGCGTGCGGCGGCGACTCGCGCCGGCATCGACAAGTTGGCGCCGCACGATCTACGGCGCACGTGTGCCAGGCTGTGTCACCTCGCGGGTGGAGAACTGGACCAGATCCAGTTTCTCTTGGGGCACGTATCGATTCAGACGACCGAGCGCTACCTGGGATGCAAACAGAAGCTCCGGTCCGCCGTGAACGATCGATTGGGAATCGAACCGGATGCCGCTTGA
- a CDS encoding cold shock domain-containing protein: MTGTIKTLRTEKGFGFISDGAGQEYFFHQSAIYGEGIDKLREGDSVEFDLGAAGPKGPRAENVRRTST; encoded by the coding sequence ATGACAGGAACGATCAAGACGTTGCGAACAGAAAAAGGATTCGGATTCATCAGCGACGGCGCAGGCCAGGAGTACTTCTTCCATCAAAGCGCCATCTATGGGGAGGGGATTGATAAGCTGCGCGAAGGCGACAGCGTGGAATTCGACCTCGGCGCGGCCGGCCCGAAGGGCCCGCGGGCCGAGAATGTCAGGCGCACGTCCACCTAG
- a CDS encoding serine hydrolase, protein MPRILGRAPSVIVVLILVFPGCVPGHDERQPERQQPDDATIRDILAKRVDAKQSVGITVGIHNLQTSRFISFGTFNGPGTSAVSEETIFEIGSITKTFTATVLADMVSRGEVALDDAVARYLPPQVRLPSRNGKQITLLDLATHTSGLPAFPANMEPADSGNPFADYTQQQLYAFLSSHELARDPGEQYQYSNLGMALLGHVLARRTGMTYEALVLERVLRPLDMNDTWIALTPALRLRFAPGHDASLTLQKSWDMPALAGSGAFRSTARDMMKFLSAYSRPAGTSLERVAPLALEPRRPAEDASVSVGLGWHIVERNGRRFAGVNGQTGCYAAFAGFSMSSGTHVVVLSNSARSVDDIGWHLIDPSIPVQTSFVAERTEIVLEPSGLDRFVGRYNLSPTDVIIITRNGDSLWARISGLDYQLFAEGRQRFFIKAVDAQLAFNVDGSGNTTGLTLRYDGRKFTAQKRP, encoded by the coding sequence ATGCCACGAATTCTGGGCCGCGCACCCTCAGTGATCGTTGTCTTGATCTTAGTCTTCCCTGGGTGTGTGCCAGGGCATGACGAGCGTCAGCCCGAGAGACAGCAACCTGACGATGCTACCATCCGCGACATCCTGGCCAAGCGAGTGGACGCAAAGCAGAGCGTTGGGATTACGGTTGGCATCCACAATCTGCAGACTTCACGGTTTATCTCCTTCGGCACTTTCAATGGTCCCGGCACGTCAGCGGTCAGTGAAGAGACCATCTTCGAGATCGGTTCGATCACAAAGACATTCACGGCCACGGTACTGGCCGACATGGTGTCGCGGGGCGAGGTGGCTCTTGACGATGCAGTAGCTCGATACTTGCCGCCTCAAGTGCGCCTCCCGTCCCGCAACGGCAAGCAAATCACGTTACTCGATCTCGCCACCCACACATCGGGGTTGCCGGCTTTTCCGGCCAACATGGAACCTGCGGACAGCGGAAATCCATTTGCAGACTACACACAGCAACAGCTCTACGCCTTCTTGTCGAGCCACGAACTGGCGAGAGATCCCGGCGAGCAATACCAGTATTCGAACCTAGGGATGGCACTGCTCGGCCATGTTCTGGCACGGCGGACAGGCATGACATACGAAGCCTTGGTGCTCGAGCGCGTGCTCCGACCCTTGGACATGAACGACACGTGGATCGCTCTAACGCCTGCTCTTCGGCTTCGCTTCGCGCCTGGGCACGATGCGTCTCTCACTCTGCAGAAGTCGTGGGACATGCCAGCACTCGCCGGCTCAGGCGCATTTCGCTCCACCGCGCGCGACATGATGAAGTTTCTTTCGGCGTACTCTCGGCCGGCCGGCACATCGCTCGAACGTGTGGCCCCTCTCGCACTCGAACCGCGTCGTCCTGCTGAAGACGCATCCGTCAGTGTCGGTCTCGGATGGCACATCGTCGAACGAAATGGGCGCCGCTTCGCCGGCGTCAACGGACAAACGGGGTGCTACGCGGCATTCGCGGGCTTCAGCATGTCCAGCGGCACCCACGTCGTTGTCCTTTCCAACTCGGCGCGCAGCGTCGATGACATCGGCTGGCACCTCATCGATCCGTCTATTCCGGTCCAGACATCTTTTGTAGCCGAGCGAACCGAAATCGTCTTGGAACCATCGGGGCTGGACCGGTTCGTCGGCCGATATAACCTTTCGCCAACGGACGTCATCATAATTACGAGAAACGGCGACTCGTTGTGGGCCCGTATTTCCGGACTGGATTACCAACTATTCGCCGAGGGACGGCAGAGGTTCTTCATAAAGGCTGTAGACGCGCAACTTGCGTTTAACGTGGACGGTTCCGGCAATACCACGGGCCTCACACTGCGTTACGACGGCCGGAAGTTTACGGCCCAGAAGCGTCCATAA